CGATTGGAAGTAAGCCGACTGCCGTAAAGACAGAATATCGTCCTCCAACATTGGCAGGAACTTCGAAGCGTTGGTATCCTTTTTCTGTTGCTAAATGAAGGAGAGATCCCTTTTGAGCATCTGTGGTGACATATATACGACTTGCTGCGTCCACTCCGTACCGCTTTTCCATATACGTTTGGAGGAATCGAAACGCAAGTGCTGGTTCTGTTGTTGTTCCTGATTTGGAAATGACGTTAATCGACACTTCCTTGTCATTCACATACTCCATTAAATTTGCCAAATATTCTCCACTGACGTGGTGACCAGCAAAAATCACTTCGACACCGGAAGATGCTTTAAAATAGCTGGATAAAGCTTCCATTACAGCTTTGGATCCTAAGTAAGATCCTCCAATTCCAATAACGATGAGGACGTCTGAAGTGGACTTGATCTTTTGAGCAGTTTCCTTCATTTCATTCAAAAAAGCGTCCGTCATATTAGAAGGCCAATCATGCCATCCTAAGAAATCGGATCCTGCGCCTACTTTTTGGTGAAGATTTTCACGAATTTGAGTCAATTTTTCTTGAAATGAAGTAGAGGAAATGTCCTCGAAATTTCCTGAATACGTAAGTTGAATTGTCATGTTTTTCTCCTTAAGATGTAGTCATTCTATTTTACCATTTTTCGTGCTTTTAGCGCGCTTTTCGTCTAGTATTAAACAAAACAAACTTGGGGGTAGAGACATGACATTTTCAATCGTAGGGTATGATCCAAAAACGAAGGAACACGGTATCGCGGTAGCTTCCAAATTTTTGAGTGTCGGTGCAGTAGTGCCATTTGCAAAAGCAGGTGTTGGTGCTATTGCGACACAATCATGGGCAAATTTAGATTATGGAGTAAAAGGTTTGGAGTTACTTGAACAAGGACATTCACCTCAAGAAGTATTTGAGCAAATTCGTGCGACCGATGAAAATTTCGCCTCAAGACAAATTGGGATTGTCGATGCGAAAGGTAGAGGATTTACATTCACAGGGGACGAGTGTTTTGATTGGGCAGGTGGCCTCGCTGGGGAAAATTATGCCGCACAAGGAAATATCCTCGTCGATCATTCGACCGTTGAAAATATGGAAGCGACGTTTCTTCAAACAGAAGGCTCTCTTGCTGACCGCCTTCTTTCTGCATTGCTAGCAGGAGACGCAGCTGGTGGCGATTCCCGTGGGAAACAATCAGCAGCGCTTCTTGTTGTGAAAGAAAATGGTAGCTATGGCGGTTATACCGATAAATACATCGATCTTCGTGTAGATGATCATGAAGATCCAGTTGTA
The Paenisporosarcina cavernae genome window above contains:
- a CDS encoding DUF1028 domain-containing protein, giving the protein MTFSIVGYDPKTKEHGIAVASKFLSVGAVVPFAKAGVGAIATQSWANLDYGVKGLELLEQGHSPQEVFEQIRATDENFASRQIGIVDAKGRGFTFTGDECFDWAGGLAGENYAAQGNILVDHSTVENMEATFLQTEGSLADRLLSALLAGDAAGGDSRGKQSAALLVVKENGSYGGYTDKYIDLRVDDHEDPVVELGRLMKLHKLYFEGTKKEDIVEVSGVLEDEIRELLYRSGHLSREYADHDSILKALESYQYRENFDERVQPKGFVDVQVVEYMRLMK